The genomic region GTCTTCGTCTGGATGATCTTCGAGAACTCGATCTGCATCCGGCGCGGCAGGTCCAGCTTGTGCTCGTTCTTCAGGACGTACGCGATACCGCCCTTGCCGGACTGGGAGTTGACCCGGATCACGGCCTCGTAGGAGCGGCCCACGTCCTTGGGGTCGATCGGCAGGTACGGCACGGCCCACTCGATGTCGTCGACCGTCTTCCCCTGCGCGGCGGCGTCGGCCTCCATCGCGTCGAAGCCCTTCTTGATGGCGTCCTGGTGGGAGCCGGAGAAGGAGGTGTAGACGAGGTCGCCCGCGTACGGGTGGCGCGGGTGGATCTCCATCTGGTTGCAGTACTCGGCGGTGCGGCGCACCTCGTCGATCTGCGAGAAGTCGATCTGCGGGTCGACGCCCTGGCTGAACAGGTTCATGCCCAGCGTCACCAGGTCGACGTTGCCGGTGCGCTCGCCCTGCCCGAAGAGGCAGCCCTCGATCCGGTCCGCGCCCGCCATCAGGGCCAGTTCCGCGGCGGCGACCGCCGTGCCGCGGTCGTTGTGCGGGTGGACGGACAGGCAGACGAACTCGCGGCGGGACAGGTTGCGCGACATCCACTCGAAGCGGTCCGCGTGCGTGGACGGCGTCGAACGCTCCACGGTGGCGGGCAGGTTGAGGATGATCTCGCGTCCGGCCTCGGGCTGCCAGACGTCCATGACCGCTTCGCAGACCTCCAGGGCGAAGTCCAGCTCGGTGTCGGTGAAGATCTCGGGGCTGTACTGGTAGCCGAAGATCGTCTCGGGGCCCAGCAGCTTCTCCGCATACTCCACCACCAGCCGGGTGCCGTCCACGGCGATCTGCTTGATGTCGTCCTTCGAACCGCGGAAGACGACCCGGCGGAAGGTGGGCGCGGTGGCGTTGTAGAGGTGCACGGTGGCGCGGTGCGCGCCGCGCAGCGACTCGACGGTGCGCTCGATCAGGTCCTCGCGGGCCTGGGTCAGGACGGAGATGGTCACGTCCTCGGGGATCGCGCCCTCTTCCTCGATGATCGAGCGTACGAAGTTGAAGTCGGTCTCGCCGGAGGCCGGGAAGCCGACCTCGATCTCCTTGTAGCCCATCTTCACCAGCAGGTCGAACATCTCGCGCTTGCG from Streptomyces sp. NBC_01267 harbors:
- the leuA gene encoding 2-isopropylmalate synthase, yielding MSNPTPITNATQMQKPSGMPVHKYGRYEAVEIPDRTWPDSRITVAPRWLSTDLRDGNQALIDPMSPARKREMFDLLVKMGYKEIEVGFPASGETDFNFVRSIIEEEGAIPEDVTISVLTQAREDLIERTVESLRGAHRATVHLYNATAPTFRRVVFRGSKDDIKQIAVDGTRLVVEYAEKLLGPETIFGYQYSPEIFTDTELDFALEVCEAVMDVWQPEAGREIILNLPATVERSTPSTHADRFEWMSRNLSRREFVCLSVHPHNDRGTAVAAAELALMAGADRIEGCLFGQGERTGNVDLVTLGMNLFSQGVDPQIDFSQIDEVRRTAEYCNQMEIHPRHPYAGDLVYTSFSGSHQDAIKKGFDAMEADAAAQGKTVDDIEWAVPYLPIDPKDVGRSYEAVIRVNSQSGKGGIAYVLKNEHKLDLPRRMQIEFSKIIQTKTDAEGGEVTPKDIWAIFQDEYLPSPGDGEDRWGRIQLRSGQTTTDTDGRDTLTVEAVVDGVETALSGTGNGPISAFFAALSATGVDARLLDYQEHTMSEGASALAASYIECAIDGKVMWGIGIDANTTRASLKAVVSAVNRAAR